CTAAAGCATTCCTGTTATCGTTGTACCTTCCAGCCACTTGAGAACAAATGTTATTTGGACTGCAGGATCGATGAACCCATCTGATCCCATCATCTGAAAAGAAAAAACCAattaaattatatgtatgtataatatgttttgttttataattgcTGGTTTGTTTCTAATTTTTTAACTATTTGTCATCTTTAACTTTGTTTATCATGCTTTTTTATCCATCTTTGATACTTATCCTTTTATTTGCTTCCCCCTTTCACCTGAAATCTGCTATATTACTGCTTTGATTTTTATCAGTCAACTATTTATAGccctttataattttttatctatataataaaaaataaaatttaaaattacacTGAAAAATCTAAGTTCCCATAGTTTCGAGTTTTAAGACATTCCTCTCTTGTTTTATAATACAGGTACTTATTTGTAATGTTATTTATTTCTGCTTTTCTTTCTTGTTGTGACGTGATTGCTACTGAATCAAAAATTACTACATATTGCATTACTGTTACGTTTGATCATAATTGACGCTAAGAGATGCAAGGTGGCCTATAACCCACAActcacaattttaccaaaacgctttattacattaaagttatcccttatttaagtattttcacATAAAGAGTGGCTCAAGTATTAGTTGTTTGAGCCactctgcatgaaaaaatacttaaataagggataactttaatgcAATAAGCGTTTTGATAAAATTGTGggttgtgggttaggccactttGTATCTCATAGCGTCAATTTTTATGTTTGAGTTTTTTGCTTCTTTTAGTGctctttaaattattacttaaatAATAAACTAGTTGTGTACAATATTCTTCttcgtttttttctttttttatatagcAATTTTGCTTGTTCGTTAGCGGGTTATGGCCTCTGTGGAAGATTGTCAATCCACCTCTTGCATAGTTGGCCCACATCTCTCCTTTCAAATTCATTCTACTGATATGATTgttcctttctttttttttctacttagtgtTCACACGTTTATACGCTGTCCATTTTATTCTGATCTCTTCACTTACATTTAAGTGACTCAAAACTATATTaatcttataatttttaaaatatcgtaaaatttttttaaggaaattaaATACTTACGTTCAACGATATATTTTGAACAAACATTTGGGGACTGGCAAAATGACACGTTGGGTGTTTTATTAGAAAACCAGGAGTGAACATCACATTTATTTTGTATGTCACCTTCTAAGTTCAATTGTGTACTACAAGTGTAGCAATCCAGAGAGGAACcttaaaaacaatttgtttaTTATTTCCCATATTTTATATTGGTATTATTTAGGTAACatataatattaaatttataaaatatcattataTAAACTAGGGATACGTATGTCCCATCCCGCATTTTGTCCTGCAGGACGGGAAAGGACGCGAATTTACAAAAGTTATACTAATTCAGTCATGGaggcgactgaattcgagtaggttttgtatgcagaatattagttacatattctATACTATTACGGTCCATAAATTAACTGTATTggtgtaggatttgtaagcgaaattttGAATAGTATTGAGTAAATATCTATACTGCTTCAGTCATGGACGTATAAAAAACGTAAGTCATGGCCGTAAAGATTTATACGCTTATATAAAGACTAAGATACAattatcagatattaaattttattaatagtatacgaggtaaaaatatgatttttagtAGAAAAATGTGATTTTCTCTCAAGAGTGAAGCACCTTTATAttgcacaatattgaaaattgttattatagaaagttgtttggaattaaaaattatgttctaatGCGCAATTACATTTTCTAATTGAAAACCAAATTTTTGAAGATACAAAACATCATGTTTATTTAAGTATGataactccgaaattattaattttactaaaaaaagttatactttataaaaagttttgcatgttcTACAAAATAAGCGTCAGTCATAATATTtcacattttatcaattttatacggggTATGCCAAAcaatgaatttcgctcaagagtaaaatacttacctttattttgcacaatatttaaaattttattataaaaagttgttcagaattaaaaaaacaattacatcttttaaattgaaatattgtgaaatatatgaactataaaggtaatTTACTCTTGAACGATATTCAAATCTTTTGAcaaacctcgtataaaattgacacaATTTGATAAATTATGGTTGTATCTTAGTTTCCAGATCAcacaaaactttttataaagaataacttcttttcgtaaaactaataatatcagagttattataaataaaatttatgttgggtatctgtaatttgagaaacaatttcaatttttctttcaattagaagaatgtaattgcatattagaacattATTTTTAAGTGCAAACAAATTTTCgcaataacaattttcaatcttgtgaaatatataa
This genomic window from Diabrotica virgifera virgifera chromosome 1, PGI_DIABVI_V3a contains:
- the LOC126885930 gene encoding uncharacterized protein LOC126885930, translating into MDIKSCVWIFLLFSVKFCSSLDCYTCSTQLNLEGDIQNKCDVHSWFSNKTPNVSFCQSPNVCSKYIVEHDGIRWVHRSCSPNNICSQVAGRYNDNRNALVECQTCSDQDLCNSAHRSVFGQVLLLIVIFIIF